A genome region from Geobacter pickeringii includes the following:
- the fusA gene encoding elongation factor G — protein MGKYDTAKLRNLGIVAHGGAGKTSLTEAILYTAGMIDRLGRVDDGTSTMDFEPEEIKRKITITSSLDHCEWNGYSLHIVDTPGYGNFIADTRACMRALGGCVVILSAISGVKVQTEEVWEWANEFELPRIAFVNKMDREYANFLRAIDDMEKSLKARGVAVQMPLGAAETFEGVIDLIQMKAYRYAKDGSGKFTVEDIPAADRAEAQRLRDIMVETAAEAYDKLTEKYLETGELTEEEILDGLRVGALRYTFTPVFCGSATLNIGVHHLLDYICHCLPSPLDRGAVVGANPKTGDLEERAPDESAPFSALVFKTTSDPYTGKISIFRVYSGTLNADSTIYNPVRDCEERIGQIYELEGKKQKAIKQAVAGDIVAVSKLKETLTGDTLCDREKAIVYEPAKSLQPVISYAIQPKTKNDEDKIHGALQRLIEEDQTIQVRRDDKTRELILSGMGQVHLEVTIEKLKRKFNVDVEMKTPKVPYLETFKASVKAQGKYKKQSGGRGQYGDCWVEFSPLARGEGFQFEDRIVGGVIPRQYIPAVEKGIADASLEGFLAGYPLVDFKAAVYDGSFHTVDSSEMAFKVAGSMAFKKAMESAKVVLLEPMMNLKVTVPEETMGDVIGDLNSRRGKVVGVEPKANSQIIRAVVPMAEVLSYANDLKSMTSDRGLFTMEFSHYEEVPSHLSQKVIAEAAKAEVKNNHH, from the coding sequence ATGGGCAAGTATGATACCGCAAAGCTGAGAAACCTCGGAATTGTCGCCCATGGCGGCGCAGGCAAGACCTCTCTGACCGAAGCGATCCTCTACACGGCGGGAATGATCGACCGTCTGGGCCGGGTCGACGACGGGACGTCCACCATGGATTTCGAGCCCGAGGAGATCAAGCGGAAGATAACGATCACCTCCTCCCTCGATCACTGCGAATGGAACGGTTACTCGCTGCACATCGTCGACACTCCCGGTTATGGAAACTTCATCGCCGACACCCGGGCCTGCATGCGGGCCCTCGGCGGCTGCGTCGTCATCCTCTCGGCCATTTCGGGGGTTAAGGTGCAGACCGAGGAGGTCTGGGAGTGGGCCAACGAATTTGAACTCCCCCGTATCGCCTTCGTCAACAAGATGGACCGGGAATACGCCAATTTCCTGCGGGCCATCGACGACATGGAGAAATCCCTCAAAGCCCGCGGTGTGGCGGTCCAGATGCCGCTGGGGGCCGCCGAGACCTTCGAGGGGGTCATCGACCTCATCCAGATGAAGGCCTATCGTTACGCGAAGGATGGGTCCGGCAAATTCACCGTGGAGGATATCCCTGCGGCAGACCGCGCCGAAGCGCAGCGCCTGCGGGATATCATGGTGGAGACCGCCGCCGAGGCCTACGACAAGCTCACCGAGAAGTATCTCGAAACCGGCGAGCTGACCGAAGAGGAGATTCTGGACGGCCTGCGGGTGGGCGCCCTTCGCTACACATTTACGCCGGTCTTCTGCGGCTCGGCCACCCTCAATATCGGCGTGCATCATCTCCTTGATTACATCTGCCATTGCCTTCCTTCGCCGCTCGACCGCGGAGCGGTGGTCGGCGCCAATCCGAAGACCGGCGATCTGGAAGAGCGCGCGCCTGATGAGTCGGCACCATTTTCGGCGCTGGTCTTCAAGACCACCTCAGACCCCTACACCGGCAAGATATCCATTTTCCGTGTCTATTCGGGAACTCTCAATGCTGACTCAACCATTTACAACCCCGTTCGCGACTGCGAGGAGCGGATAGGTCAGATCTATGAGCTTGAGGGGAAAAAGCAGAAGGCGATCAAGCAGGCTGTTGCGGGTGATATCGTGGCGGTTTCCAAGCTCAAGGAGACCCTTACGGGGGACACGCTCTGCGACCGGGAGAAAGCGATTGTCTACGAGCCGGCAAAATCTTTGCAACCGGTCATCTCCTACGCGATCCAGCCCAAGACCAAAAACGATGAGGACAAGATCCACGGTGCCCTCCAGCGTCTCATCGAAGAGGATCAGACCATTCAGGTCCGTCGCGACGACAAGACCCGGGAGCTGATTCTGTCCGGCATGGGGCAGGTGCATCTCGAGGTCACCATCGAGAAGCTCAAGCGCAAGTTCAATGTCGACGTGGAGATGAAAACCCCGAAGGTGCCGTATCTCGAAACCTTCAAGGCGAGTGTCAAGGCTCAGGGGAAGTACAAGAAACAGTCCGGGGGACGGGGGCAGTACGGCGACTGCTGGGTGGAGTTCTCTCCCCTTGCCCGGGGCGAGGGATTTCAGTTTGAAGACCGGATCGTCGGTGGCGTCATTCCCCGCCAGTACATTCCTGCCGTCGAGAAGGGGATTGCCGATGCGTCTCTGGAGGGGTTCCTGGCCGGCTACCCTCTGGTCGACTTCAAGGCGGCGGTCTACGACGGCTCGTTCCATACCGTCGATTCCTCCGAAATGGCGTTCAAGGTCGCGGGGTCCATGGCGTTCAAGAAGGCGATGGAGAGCGCCAAGGTCGTACTCCTTGAGCCGATGATGAATCTCAAGGTTACGGTCCCCGAGGAGACCATGGGCGATGTCATCGGTGATCTGAACTCTCGGCGCGGGAAGGTGGTCGGTGTCGAACCGAAGGCCAACTCCCAGATCATCCGGGCCGTGGTCCCCATGGCCGAAGTGCTCAGCTACGCCAACGATCTGAAATCCATGACCAGTGACCGCGGACTGTTCACCATGGAGTTTTCCCATTATGAAGAGGTGCCAAGTCACCTTTCGCAAAAAGTGATTGCCGAAGCGGCCAAGGCCGAGGTCAAGAACAATCACCACTGA
- the rlmD gene encoding 23S rRNA (uracil(1939)-C(5))-methyltransferase RlmD yields MKKTVRSRKEEKPAKQLKKGDIIDVSVSGLNEDGLTTATHEGIRLFVSGALPGEGVRVRITHAGRREMTGEVINVLQPSAERLAEPPCRRAGFCDGCPLIAMQYPSQLAWKRSYVEQTLHARRSLKQVPVHAVLPSPRPLHYRNSAKLAVAGTFRSPVVGIYRRNSHDVLDIDDCPLHHPLINRIVAAVKEGIKKGKVPVYSPRTGSGILRYLVIRVSERHERAMVVFVTARRSFNEIHHLTKHLRQTVPEVEVAVQNVNASEGNVILGHHDHYISKDHAIIEELGDIRFSISPRSFFQINSGSARIIYDKVREWSALSGNESVVDLYCGIGGISLYLAGQAREVHGIEFVDAAVADAEKNARLNRIDNCTFEAGDAAELLEELHEEGTPIDLLVLNPPRKGCDRRVLETAAAIGSQKIIYVSCSPLTLARDLEILAELGYRTREVQPVDMFPQTPHIESVALIVKEPLEQGKTRTPRPRTTSSTTPHRKKKGAA; encoded by the coding sequence ATGAAAAAAACGGTCCGCTCACGAAAAGAAGAAAAACCCGCGAAACAGCTCAAAAAAGGGGACATCATCGACGTCTCCGTATCCGGCCTGAACGAAGACGGTCTGACAACTGCAACCCATGAAGGGATTCGCCTCTTCGTATCGGGAGCGCTGCCGGGAGAAGGGGTCCGTGTCCGGATCACCCATGCCGGCCGGAGGGAGATGACCGGGGAAGTAATCAATGTGCTCCAACCGAGCGCGGAGAGGCTCGCCGAACCTCCCTGCCGCCGGGCCGGTTTCTGTGACGGCTGTCCGCTGATTGCGATGCAGTATCCAAGCCAACTCGCATGGAAGCGTTCTTATGTGGAGCAGACTCTCCATGCGCGGCGAAGCTTGAAGCAGGTTCCCGTCCATGCAGTCCTCCCCTCCCCTCGCCCGCTCCACTACCGGAACTCGGCCAAACTAGCGGTTGCGGGGACATTTCGCTCTCCCGTGGTCGGCATCTACCGCCGGAACAGTCATGACGTCCTGGACATCGATGATTGCCCTCTCCACCATCCGTTGATCAACCGGATAGTAGCAGCCGTGAAGGAGGGCATCAAGAAGGGAAAGGTGCCGGTCTATAGTCCGCGAACCGGAAGCGGAATCCTGCGGTACCTCGTGATACGGGTCTCGGAGCGGCACGAGCGGGCCATGGTTGTCTTCGTCACTGCCCGGCGAAGCTTCAACGAGATACACCATCTGACGAAGCATCTCCGGCAGACGGTCCCCGAGGTCGAGGTGGCGGTCCAGAACGTCAATGCCTCCGAAGGGAACGTGATCCTCGGCCACCACGACCACTACATCAGCAAGGACCATGCGATCATCGAGGAACTGGGAGATATCCGCTTCTCAATCTCCCCGCGATCCTTCTTCCAGATCAACAGCGGCAGCGCCCGAATTATCTACGATAAGGTCCGGGAGTGGAGCGCCCTCTCCGGAAACGAGTCCGTCGTGGATCTCTATTGCGGCATTGGCGGCATATCACTCTACCTTGCAGGCCAGGCCCGGGAGGTCCATGGGATCGAATTCGTCGATGCGGCCGTGGCCGACGCCGAGAAGAACGCCCGCCTGAACCGGATCGACAACTGCACCTTCGAAGCGGGCGATGCAGCGGAACTTTTGGAAGAACTGCACGAGGAAGGAACCCCCATCGACCTGCTCGTGCTCAATCCGCCGCGCAAGGGGTGCGACCGGCGCGTCCTCGAAACCGCAGCGGCAATCGGCTCTCAAAAGATCATTTACGTCTCGTGCTCGCCCTTAACGCTCGCCCGGGATCTGGAAATTCTTGCGGAACTCGGCTACAGGACTAGGGAGGTCCAGCCCGTCGACATGTTCCCCCAGACCCCGCATATCGAGAGCGTAGCGCTCATCGTCAAAGAGCCGCTTGAACAGGGCAAAACGCGTACGCCCCGCCCCCGAACAACATCCTCCACCACGCCGCACAGAAAGAAAAAGGGGGCCGCCTAG
- a CDS encoding PHP domain-containing protein — MKKLIDLHIHSSHSDGVHPPAELVRMAAERGLATIAVADHDAVEGIDEAVAAGEQWGVEVVPALELSVEHGRYRDVHILGYWIDHRDEALRERLAEFRRIRDDRGRAIVDRINRKLVASRKHPLSYEQVRSLADGAVGRPHIARVLMNAGYARDMGDAFKRYLIPFNVPKNYIPAAVAIAEIRRIGGVAVLAHPTTVSDNRRELRRIIEELVQLGLDGIEVFNNMCFKDDMIFLEGLADEFDLIITGGSDYHGIEDDVEIGIGRGGLAVSHHLAVELRKRAESRAATPHAPNR; from the coding sequence ATGAAAAAACTGATTGACTTGCATATTCATTCCAGCCATTCCGACGGGGTTCACCCACCAGCAGAATTGGTCAGGATGGCTGCCGAGCGTGGGCTGGCAACCATAGCCGTGGCAGATCACGATGCGGTGGAAGGCATCGACGAGGCGGTTGCCGCTGGCGAGCAATGGGGAGTCGAGGTGGTTCCCGCCCTGGAACTCTCCGTCGAGCATGGCCGCTACCGGGACGTGCATATTCTTGGGTACTGGATCGATCACCGGGATGAGGCTCTTCGGGAGAGGCTCGCCGAATTCAGACGCATTCGCGACGACCGCGGCAGGGCGATCGTCGACAGAATCAACCGCAAGCTTGTGGCGTCACGCAAGCATCCCCTCTCCTACGAACAGGTGCGTTCGCTTGCGGATGGGGCCGTGGGGAGGCCGCACATCGCCCGGGTGCTCATGAATGCGGGATACGCACGGGACATGGGAGATGCATTCAAGCGCTATCTTATCCCGTTCAATGTTCCCAAGAACTATATCCCGGCCGCCGTCGCCATTGCGGAGATCAGAAGGATTGGCGGCGTAGCCGTTCTCGCCCACCCGACTACCGTCAGCGACAATCGGCGGGAGCTTCGTCGCATTATCGAGGAACTGGTCCAATTGGGCCTTGACGGGATCGAGGTGTTCAACAACATGTGTTTCAAGGACGACATGATCTTCCTCGAAGGCCTTGCCGACGAATTTGATCTCATCATTACCGGCGGCTCCGATTATCACGGCATTGAAGACGACGTCGAGATAGGGATCGGACGGGGAGGGCTCGCCGTCTCTCACCACTTGGCGGTCGAGCTCCGAAAACGTGCTGAATCGCGGGCTGCCACTCCACACGCCCCAAACAGATAG
- a CDS encoding SPOR domain-containing protein encodes MNDDVEFEPNANEPKKEGGNTRLLFLVLLLLVAVFGYLYYFTGLIKPREEAKAPEAVPPAQVKQPIPPRPEQKPAETSTAAKTGIEAEKKAEPAAAAKPEEKKGEPAKPVASNGKPETAKSAKAEGTQPKKEGTKPVEVAKVVPSGEQKKNGAVSTENEKGKGVAAEPSKKEAKKEAPSPEKKKAVATEKAGKAKIASTAAAKKHAAAKKPESKGTGEYTLRIGEYVVADAMERDKEKAQDSGFTPLVKQGPKKKEPMIRLYLGEFGDQESAKRELAKLHDATVEGFVLNEGGKYRVYAGSYFLHERAVKEQQRLTALGIKPTLKKASVSVPTLLLTAGKFSNREDAVKAAAKLRQKGLKPAVVESPQQ; translated from the coding sequence ATGAATGACGACGTTGAATTCGAGCCGAATGCAAACGAGCCGAAAAAAGAGGGTGGCAACACCCGCCTTCTTTTCCTCGTGCTCCTTCTGTTGGTGGCGGTATTTGGCTACCTTTACTATTTTACCGGCTTGATCAAGCCCCGCGAAGAAGCCAAGGCGCCGGAGGCGGTGCCGCCTGCGCAGGTGAAACAGCCCATTCCTCCGCGGCCGGAACAAAAACCTGCCGAAACCTCTACCGCGGCGAAAACGGGCATCGAAGCGGAGAAAAAGGCCGAACCTGCCGCTGCCGCGAAGCCTGAGGAGAAAAAGGGCGAACCGGCAAAGCCGGTTGCAAGCAATGGCAAGCCTGAGACGGCGAAATCCGCCAAGGCTGAAGGGACTCAACCGAAGAAAGAAGGGACGAAGCCTGTCGAAGTCGCCAAGGTTGTCCCCTCGGGCGAGCAGAAAAAGAACGGGGCTGTCTCGACTGAGAACGAGAAGGGGAAGGGAGTTGCTGCGGAGCCTTCGAAAAAGGAAGCGAAGAAGGAAGCTCCTTCTCCCGAGAAAAAGAAAGCCGTTGCCACGGAAAAGGCCGGCAAGGCCAAGATAGCCTCGACGGCAGCCGCCAAGAAACACGCCGCGGCGAAGAAACCTGAAAGCAAGGGGACGGGCGAGTATACGCTGCGAATCGGCGAGTACGTGGTGGCTGATGCCATGGAGCGTGACAAGGAAAAGGCTCAGGATTCCGGCTTTACCCCGCTCGTCAAGCAAGGCCCGAAAAAGAAGGAACCGATGATCCGGCTCTACCTTGGTGAATTCGGCGACCAGGAGAGTGCCAAGCGTGAACTCGCCAAACTGCATGACGCGACGGTCGAAGGGTTCGTTCTGAACGAAGGTGGCAAGTATCGAGTCTATGCAGGGTCATATTTTCTGCACGAACGGGCCGTGAAGGAACAGCAGCGGCTTACGGCGCTGGGGATCAAGCCGACCCTTAAAAAAGCCTCCGTTTCCGTTCCGACTCTTCTGTTGACCGCCGGTAAATTCTCGAACCGCGAGGACGCCGTCAAGGCTGCCGCCAAACTGAGGCAGAAGGGGCTTAAACCGGCAGTGGTCGAGAGCCCGCAGCAATAA
- a CDS encoding MgtC/SapB family protein, whose amino-acid sequence MDFNVEILIRLVLASFLGGFIGLEREVHGRPAGFRTHLLVSLGSCLFVASSLEFYRLYGNFSGSGPVGVDPARIAAQVVAGIGFLGAGAIIREGASIRGLTTAACLWIAAAIGLACGVGLYMVSVAVTSISLATLLLLKKVEGALKRDKYSTIKVWSDDLEGQMDRIKVVLDGCRLELVDVGMEKDVDTSKMYFEFEVRFSSGDLACRVVDDVASVTGVRRVRLE is encoded by the coding sequence ATGGACTTTAACGTTGAAATATTGATCAGGCTTGTCCTTGCATCCTTCCTCGGCGGATTTATCGGGCTCGAACGGGAAGTCCACGGCCGTCCCGCGGGATTTAGGACCCACCTTCTTGTGTCGCTCGGCTCCTGTCTGTTTGTGGCATCATCCCTGGAATTCTACCGACTCTACGGCAATTTCAGTGGTTCCGGTCCTGTCGGAGTCGACCCTGCCCGTATCGCGGCCCAGGTGGTGGCCGGAATCGGTTTTCTCGGTGCCGGTGCCATTATCCGGGAGGGGGCATCGATCCGTGGTCTCACCACGGCGGCGTGCCTCTGGATCGCCGCTGCCATCGGGCTTGCCTGTGGGGTGGGGCTCTACATGGTTTCGGTGGCGGTGACCTCGATCTCCCTCGCTACCCTGTTGCTCCTGAAAAAGGTGGAGGGAGCGCTCAAACGAGACAAGTACAGTACGATCAAGGTCTGGAGCGATGATCTGGAAGGGCAGATGGACCGGATCAAGGTCGTACTTGATGGCTGCCGGCTTGAACTTGTGGACGTCGGCATGGAGAAGGATGTTGATACGTCGAAGATGTACTTCGAGTTTGAGGTAAGGTTCAGCTCCGGAGATCTTGCCTGCAGGGTAGTCGACGATGTCGCCTCAGTGACGGGGGTGCGAAGGGTTCGTCTCGAATGA
- a CDS encoding cytidylate kinase family protein — protein sequence MAIITISREMGTGAYHVAREVAKRLKHTLVDGNKIIELAPQFGLDPEILKRVDEKPPVYITAEDRAHAAHLNTIEIILLECAKKGNVILYGRGSQDLLAGAQNVLKIRFVAPFEDRVESLSEREWIDPDLARELIRKSDHQRGGFIHFYFNRDWHDPLGYDLVFNSARMSQSAIIESIVAAAKDPRLKDGDDETDRLIDEMILCKKVETELLRSNAIENIHFRISVKQKAVKLSGHVHSENEKRETLRIAAAVEGVAKIDDDLQIVNYKSYKE from the coding sequence ATGGCGATTATTACGATATCCAGAGAGATGGGAACAGGGGCATACCATGTCGCCAGGGAGGTTGCCAAGCGGCTCAAGCATACTCTCGTCGACGGCAACAAGATCATTGAGCTCGCTCCGCAGTTCGGCCTGGACCCGGAAATTCTGAAACGGGTGGATGAGAAACCGCCGGTCTACATTACTGCGGAGGATCGGGCCCACGCTGCTCACCTCAACACCATCGAGATAATCCTCCTCGAGTGTGCGAAAAAAGGGAATGTCATCCTGTATGGGCGCGGCTCTCAGGATCTCCTTGCCGGCGCCCAGAACGTGCTGAAAATCCGTTTTGTCGCCCCCTTTGAGGATCGTGTGGAGAGCCTGTCTGAGCGTGAATGGATCGATCCCGACCTGGCTCGTGAGTTGATCCGCAAGAGTGATCACCAGCGTGGTGGCTTTATCCATTTTTACTTTAATCGCGATTGGCACGACCCCCTCGGTTATGATTTGGTATTCAACTCCGCTCGGATGTCGCAAAGCGCAATCATCGAGAGTATCGTCGCCGCCGCCAAGGATCCGCGCCTTAAGGACGGGGACGATGAAACCGACAGGCTGATCGATGAGATGATTCTTTGCAAGAAGGTCGAGACGGAACTCCTCCGCTCGAACGCCATCGAGAACATCCATTTCAGGATTTCAGTCAAACAGAAGGCCGTGAAGCTCTCGGGACATGTGCATTCGGAAAACGAGAAAAGAGAGACATTGCGGATTGCCGCTGCTGTGGAAGGGGTGGCTAAGATTGACGATGACCTGCAGATAGTGAACTACAAATCATACAAAGAATGA
- a CDS encoding GTP-binding protein — translation MALFNKTKREINAKIVYFGPPFAGKSTSLKFVHRKLKPEHRSPLKTMGGQRDKMLFFDFMPPELGDVNGSRVRFHLYTVQGDVATPSTWKTILKGADGVVFVADSSSQGVTASRDYLEKLREYMAGFEQTFEMTPCVIQCTKGDLPEAALPAAMTQALGASGLTVLPAVASSGEGVLQALSAMVKQVLARLREQHFEDEAVDPNAACESAIGDERAGEQPSSAVRAPVAEDSSEIGNRPDEPALAVPSLEISGTIERSDDGSFRIPLSVKYGAHSKSYCLSLALSAVEE, via the coding sequence ATGGCCTTGTTCAACAAAACGAAACGGGAAATCAACGCCAAAATTGTTTACTTCGGCCCCCCTTTTGCGGGCAAATCGACCAGTCTGAAGTTCGTTCACCGAAAGCTGAAGCCCGAGCACCGCAGTCCGCTGAAGACGATGGGTGGACAACGGGACAAGATGCTCTTCTTCGACTTCATGCCCCCCGAGCTTGGCGACGTAAACGGCAGTCGGGTTCGGTTCCATCTCTACACCGTTCAGGGCGATGTCGCGACTCCGTCAACCTGGAAAACAATACTCAAGGGAGCCGATGGCGTTGTTTTTGTCGCCGATTCCTCCTCGCAGGGAGTGACGGCGAGTCGTGACTACCTTGAGAAGCTTCGGGAATACATGGCGGGCTTCGAGCAGACGTTCGAGATGACCCCCTGCGTGATCCAGTGTACCAAGGGTGATCTGCCCGAGGCGGCGCTGCCTGCCGCGATGACTCAGGCGTTGGGTGCCTCGGGTTTGACGGTGCTGCCTGCTGTAGCCTCCAGCGGAGAAGGGGTGCTTCAGGCGCTTTCCGCGATGGTGAAACAGGTTTTGGCCCGGCTGCGAGAGCAGCACTTCGAGGATGAAGCGGTTGATCCGAACGCCGCTTGTGAATCGGCGATCGGGGATGAGCGGGCGGGAGAACAGCCTTCATCCGCAGTTCGTGCCCCCGTAGCGGAGGACAGTTCCGAGATTGGCAATCGGCCGGATGAGCCTGCTCTGGCTGTGCCGTCCCTGGAGATTTCCGGGACCATCGAGCGATCTGATGACGGCAGTTTCCGGATTCCGCTTTCAGTAAAATATGGTGCTCACTCCAAGAGCTACTGTCTGTCACTCGCTCTCTCCGCTGTCGAGGAATGA
- a CDS encoding type III pantothenate kinase, translating to MLLVIDVGNSNIVLGIYDRERLLRDWRVSTDKAKTTDEYGILVHELFRLAGLGFKDITDIIISSVVPTLTGVLERLSQSYFGFRPYVVGPGIKTGMPIQYDNPKEVGADRIVNAVAGYEKYRTSLIIVDFGTATTFDYVNRKGEYCGGAIAPGLMISIEALFQKASKLPRVEIVKPPSIIAKNTVNSMQAGIFYGYVGLVDEIVSRMKTESKDTPKVIATGGLAALIAPESKCIETIEEYLTLEGLRILYQRNSEH from the coding sequence GTGCTTCTCGTTATCGATGTGGGTAACAGCAATATCGTGCTGGGAATTTACGACCGTGAGCGGCTTCTCCGTGACTGGCGCGTTTCGACCGACAAGGCGAAGACCACCGATGAATACGGCATCCTGGTCCACGAGCTCTTCCGGCTGGCCGGGCTCGGCTTCAAAGATATCACCGACATCATCATTTCCTCCGTGGTGCCGACCCTGACAGGGGTGCTCGAACGCCTCTCCCAATCCTATTTCGGCTTTCGGCCCTACGTGGTCGGACCGGGAATCAAAACCGGCATGCCAATACAGTACGACAATCCCAAGGAGGTGGGCGCCGACCGTATCGTAAACGCCGTCGCCGGCTACGAAAAGTACCGCACTTCCCTCATTATTGTCGATTTCGGGACCGCCACGACCTTCGATTATGTCAATCGCAAGGGTGAGTACTGCGGCGGGGCTATCGCGCCGGGGCTCATGATATCGATCGAGGCGCTTTTCCAGAAGGCGAGCAAGTTGCCGCGGGTAGAGATTGTGAAACCGCCGTCAATCATTGCGAAGAATACGGTCAATTCCATGCAGGCCGGCATTTTTTACGGTTACGTGGGACTTGTGGATGAGATCGTGAGCAGAATGAAGACTGAAAGCAAGGATACGCCGAAGGTGATTGCCACCGGCGGACTGGCGGCACTCATCGCGCCCGAGTCGAAATGCATCGAAACCATCGAGGAATATCTGACACTGGAGGGACTGAGGATACTGTATCAGCGCAACAGCGAGCATTGA
- a CDS encoding NAD(P)-dependent oxidoreductase yields the protein MLRKIGFLGLGTVGRHMAANLMKGNYDLTVYDSDASVVAELVAKGAAGVATPREAAKGNDLVIYIRPEKERLRPDIYGPDGIFAGIDPGTILVDMGTHSLESTMEMADEAAKRRVMFLDAPVWGTKEHAANGLLTILAGGDPSLVGRCRELFSYFGLNIIQVGGVGDATLMKFVVNLVQAEMMEALAESIVFGEKLGFSVDKILEVLDSGGVASPLFHSKGRSIARGDFTRNLALKYVHEQLELVLEKADSLGLDLPGARVACSVYEQGDKDGRGEEDFSSVVKVLRK from the coding sequence ATGTTGAGAAAGATAGGGTTTCTCGGGTTGGGAACGGTTGGCAGGCATATGGCTGCCAATCTCATGAAGGGTAATTACGACCTCACCGTCTACGATTCGGACGCATCGGTCGTCGCCGAACTCGTCGCAAAGGGGGCAGCAGGTGTCGCCACTCCCCGGGAGGCAGCCAAGGGGAATGACCTCGTCATCTACATCCGTCCCGAGAAGGAGCGGCTGCGGCCCGATATTTACGGCCCTGATGGCATATTTGCCGGCATTGATCCGGGAACGATCCTGGTGGACATGGGGACTCACTCCCTGGAGAGCACCATGGAGATGGCCGATGAAGCGGCCAAGCGTCGGGTGATGTTTCTCGATGCGCCGGTCTGGGGGACCAAGGAGCATGCGGCAAACGGGCTGCTCACTATCCTTGCCGGTGGCGACCCGTCGCTGGTTGGCCGTTGTCGCGAACTCTTCTCCTACTTTGGCCTGAATATCATCCAGGTAGGGGGCGTGGGGGACGCGACCCTCATGAAGTTTGTCGTGAACCTCGTTCAGGCGGAGATGATGGAGGCTCTGGCCGAATCGATCGTCTTCGGCGAGAAACTCGGTTTCAGCGTCGACAAGATTTTGGAAGTGCTCGATTCAGGTGGAGTGGCATCGCCTCTTTTCCATTCGAAGGGACGCAGTATCGCCCGCGGCGATTTCACGAGAAACCTGGCTCTCAAGTATGTTCATGAACAGCTTGAACTGGTCCTGGAGAAGGCCGATAGCCTGGGACTTGATCTGCCGGGTGCTCGGGTGGCCTGCTCGGTGTACGAGCAGGGTGACAAGGACGGCCGGGGCGAGGAGGATTTCTCCTCAGTGGTGAAGGTGCTACGGAAATAG
- a CDS encoding endonuclease III domain-containing protein: protein MALLAEAVRQWPSPAVTIVSQREGNPFKVLVSCILSLRTQDRTTGPASERLFALADTPATMLALSREQVEGAIYPVGFYRNKAAQILEICRILVEQYDGRVPDDMGRLLSFRGVGRKTANLVITLGFGKPGICVDTHVHRICNRWGYVRTGTPEQTEFALRAKLPGQYWLVINDYLVTFGQNHCTPLSPRCSTCVLGRFCDRIGVTKHR from the coding sequence ATGGCTCTGCTGGCGGAGGCGGTCCGGCAGTGGCCGAGTCCGGCGGTCACAATCGTTTCGCAGCGCGAGGGAAACCCGTTCAAGGTCCTCGTCTCCTGCATCCTGTCGCTTCGGACCCAGGACCGCACAACCGGCCCTGCCTCCGAGCGGCTCTTTGCCCTCGCCGACACACCCGCTACAATGCTGGCGCTCTCCCGGGAGCAGGTTGAAGGCGCAATTTATCCCGTTGGTTTCTACCGAAACAAGGCGGCCCAGATTCTCGAAATCTGTCGAATTCTCGTCGAACAGTATGATGGCCGGGTTCCAGACGATATGGGCCGGCTTCTCAGCTTCAGGGGGGTGGGACGCAAAACCGCCAATCTGGTGATAACGCTCGGCTTCGGCAAACCCGGCATCTGTGTGGACACCCATGTGCATCGTATTTGTAATCGCTGGGGGTATGTCAGGACCGGTACTCCGGAGCAAACCGAGTTCGCCCTCCGTGCAAAGTTGCCCGGTCAATACTGGCTCGTGATCAACGATTATCTGGTTACGTTCGGCCAGAATCACTGCACGCCGTTGTCACCGCGATGCTCTACCTGTGTTCTGGGCCGTTTCTGTGACCGCATTGGCGTCACAAAGCACCGCTGA